From one Perca fluviatilis chromosome 10, GENO_Pfluv_1.0, whole genome shotgun sequence genomic stretch:
- the urp1 gene encoding urotensin-related peptide 1: MLSVALFYLVAVICSARRTHALPLYPDTNLEPQADFLQKLVSEVEDGPNTAEGEQREVNNLYPLLMQHNGGRESWNKGAKDSAQQDKFTNMVEDLREVVLKLAAADKLRSQGFLRSEQNLPKTNKRACFWKYCVTN, translated from the exons ATGCTTTCTGTAGCTCTGTTTTACCTCGTAGCTGTGATTTGTTCTGCAAGACGGACACATGCTCTACCTCTGTACCCTGATACCAACCTGGAGCCACAAGCAG ATTTCCTTCAGAAATTAGTGTCAGAAGTGGAGGATGGACCCAACACTGCTGAGGGGGAGCAGAGAGAGGTGAATAACCTGTATCCTCTATTGATGCAGCACAATGGAGGGAGAGAGTCCTGgaataaag GGGCTAAAGATTCAGCACAACAAGATAAATTTACTAACATG GTCGAGGACCTCAGAGAAGTCGTCTTGAAGCTGGCAGCGGCTGACAAGCTTCGCTCTCAGGGTTTTCTTAGATCAGAACAGAACTtgccaaaaacaaacaaaagag CATGTTTCTGGAAATACTGTGTCACCAACTAG